In the Acanthopagrus latus isolate v.2019 chromosome 23, fAcaLat1.1, whole genome shotgun sequence genome, one interval contains:
- the LOC119014223 gene encoding zinc finger CCCH domain-containing protein 7B-like isoform X1: protein MNESTGSITSHGPRQTETQEGDKSSLAYPEPEGYQDFLTQLVCNLLEEGNALFREGEREQAVREFTEGLNVSHYATAEDLPIPEVLLESLYVNRAAAYHSMGEYDQGVKDCDRALKVCKESRRALYRKALCLKELGKYREAYNCTTDCLLITRLVKDKQVNELAEELAVQLGLKNRKPYVSTKEHTLITGDVANGNTTAEAIEVPGAHLGNGMNPLSGLAPVPDVVDTLEDSELMGDDLDSLLDCLPNEQEPNEAHSQVAFAVPSRTPTSTHSVPSVLPPPTPQLPPAFFSSAVNQLNSLDSFSGGGLSTSTLTLDTLDDLPGIGGDAGVPYVGPPSVALDTLDGLDSLDDFLDTTPSTAAALNDSKAELEAGEKSLDDLLDELSPLETVPDPGGLSCDVPKLCVKAVDQLDSLDALDSFPSVDGVVAALPTVSIGGAGLDSLSDFGSTGVKGSQGAAAPVTRSPKNNYKEKNIPAQVAVSNPLSSTHEFLQACSACFPRKGKGIYTFVHKPDLVHNCDRDILLCRRKADHPSEWTRVRTIPEMTSFKGPFVLCRELLKSGDLGLCKFGENCTFAFNQLEIDVWTEERKRTLDRNLLFETASVRLDPVNRIIRLLQEHKGTFMFLCQECYDSKPRIISRRFKDNNTICSNLDARHNFDANKCLAFVVRSCSVNYSKVRPLSVLCHLDLCRKAIRYGCQREDSCLYAHSVIELKTWKVQRDTGISPDEIVKVSTNYHDKHEQNSSKQKGNRLSSGGGGSKPGGVVRKSLGMKIKFACAQCWRDRLISEPDKALKYCNAKARHTWTKDRWLLLVKSSERSKWVQVRPLPHAKNFPLYYDICTQILKKGQCNYSGICTFAHSQEERDMWMYMKNNDLRDMQQIYDLWLTDFTKAQNRQPDGAMLNQPVPEEKSIIMPTDYAEQMSGFHCRLCGRHSNSERQWQQHISSEKHKDRVFSCEGEDKALTWTYRFPGACFELCPKLDGGCPDGVSCDYAHSPEELHEWTERRDFLRQKLAKAREDMLIMPDEVDFGMYNFLLQD, encoded by the exons ATGAACGAGAGCACAGGCTCA ATAACGAGCCATGGACCCCGGCAGACAGAAACGCAAGAAGGAGATAA GTCTTCTCTGGCTTATCCAGAGCCTGAGGGCTACCAG GACTTCCTGACCCAGTTGGTATGCAACCTCCTCGAAGAGGGCAACGCCTTGTTTAGGGAAGGAGAGCGGGAGCAGGCGGTGAGAGAATTCACTGAAGGCTTGAATGTCTCGCACTACGCTACAGCAGAGGATCTTCCCATCCCCGAGGTTTTGCTGGAGAGCCTGTACGTCAACCGGGCTGCTGCCTACCACAGCATG GGGGAATATGATCAAGGTGTGAAGGACTGTGACAGAGCTCTGAAAGTGTGTAAGGAAAGCCGCAGGGCCCTGTACAGGAAGGCGCTGTGTTTGAAGGAGCTCGGGAAATACAGGGAGGCCTACAACTGCACCACAGACTGTCTGCTCATCACTCGTCTGGTAAAG GACAAACAGGTGAATGAGCTCGCAGAGGAGCTGGCTGTCCAACTGGGACTAAAAAATCGAAAACCTTATGTCAGCACAAAG GAGCACACACTTATCACTGGAGATGTTGCCAACGGAAACACGACTGCCGAAGCCATCGAG GTGCCTGGTGCTCATTTAGGAAATGGTATGAATCCTCTGAGCGGTCTTGCACCAG TTCCTGACGTGGTGGACACTTTGGAGGACTCGGAGCTGATGGGAGATGACTTGGACAGCCTGCTTGACTGCTTACCTAATGAGCAGGAGCCAAATGAG GCCCACAGCCAGGTGGCGTTCGCAGTCCCCAGCAGAACACCCACCTCCACACACTCAGTCCCTTCTGTCCTGCCACCCCCAACACCCCAGCTGCCCCCTGCCTTCTTCAGCTCGGCCGTCAACCAACTCAACTCCCTGGACTCATTTTCAGGTGGCGGGCTCAGCACCTCGACTTTAACACTGGATACTTTAGATGACCTCCCTGGAATTGGAGGTGACGCAGGCGTTCCATATGTAGGACCGCCCTCTGTGGCGCTGGATACTCTGGATGGCCTTGATTCCCTTGATGACTTCTTGGATACGACTCCGAGCACTGCTGCTGCCCTCAATGATTCCAAAGCTGAACTGGAGGCAGGGGAAAAGTCCCTTGATGACCTGCTTGATGAACTCAGTCCCCTTGAGACTGTCCCTGATCCAGGGGGTCTGAGTTGTGATGTCCCTAAACTCTGTGTGAAAGCTGTAGACCAGCTCGACTCCCTTGATGCCCTGGACTCTTTCCCCTCAGTGGATGGAGTTGTGGCAGCTTTGCCAACGGTCTCCATTGGGGGAGCAGGCCTGGACTCGCTCTCCGATTTCGGCTCAACTG GTGTCAAAGGCTCTCAAGGTGCTGCAGCTCCTGTAACTCGATCGCCAAAAAATAACTACAAA GAGAAGAACATTCCAGCGCAGGTAGCAGTCTCCAATCCCCTGTCCTCCACCCATGAGTTCCTGCAGGCCTGCTCTGCCTGTTTCCCTAGGAAAG gtAAAGGGATATATACTTTTGTTCACAAGCCGGACCTGGTCCACAACTGTGATAGAGACATTCTGTTATGTAGACGAAAGGCAGATCATCCTTCGGAGTGGACCAGAGTGCGGACCATTCCTGAAATGACTTCCTTCAAAGGGCCATTTGTACTTTGCAGGG agctgctgaagtCCGGGGATTTGGGTCTGTGTAAGTTTGGAGAGAACTGCACATTTGCCTTCAACCAGCTGGAGATCGATGTTTGGACGGAAGAGAGAAAACGGACGCTGGACAGAAACCTGCTGTTTGAAACGGCATCTGTCAGACTGGACCCTGTAAACCGCATCATACGCCTTCTACAGGAACACAAGGGTACCTTCATGTTCCTCTGTCAG GAATGCTATGACAGTAAACCTAGAATCATCAGTAGGCGCTTCAAAGACAACAACACCATCTGCTCTAACTTGGATGCTCGCCACAACTTCGATGCCAATAA GTGCCTGGCGTTTGTggtgaggagctgcagtgtgaactACAGTAAGGTTCGTCCACTGAGCGTCCTGTGCCACTTGGATTTGTGCCGCAAAGCCATCCGGTATGGCTGCCAGAGAGAGGACAGTTGCCTCTATGCCCACTCCGTCATAGAGCTCAAAACGTGGAAGGTGCAGCGAGACACAG GTATCAGCCCTGATGAAATTGTGAAAGTATCCACAAATTATCACGACAAGCATGAGCAAAACTCAAGCaaacagaaaggaaacaga TTGTCTTCTGGAGGTGGCGGGAGCAAACCAGGAGGAGTGGTTAGGAAGAGTCTGGGCATGAAGATAAAGTTTGCCTGTGCGCAGTGCTGGCGGGACCGCCTGATCAGCGAACCAGACAAAGCCCTCAAGTATTGCAATGCAAAGGCCCGGCACAC GTGGACTAAAGACAGATGGTTGCTGCTGGTCAAGTCATCGGAGCGAAGTAAATGGGTTCAGGTCCGGCCGCTCCCACATGCCAAGAACTTCCCTCTGTATTATGAT ATATGTACCCAGATTTTGAAGAAAGGGCAATGTAACTACTCTGGGATATGCACCTTTGCTCACAgccaagaggagagagacatgTGGATGTACATGAAGAATAATGACT TGCGGGACATGCAGCAGATATATGATTTGTGGCTGACTGATTTCACGAAGGCCCAAAACCGACAACCAGATGGTGCCATGCTCAACCAACCCGTCCCGGAGGAGAAATCCATCATCATGCCAACTGACTATGCCGAACAAATG agtGGCTTCCACTGCCGTCTGTGTGGTAGGCACAGTAACAGTGAGcggcagtggcagcagcacatcTCCAGTGAGAAGCACAAGGACCGAGTGTTCAGCTGCGAGGGAGAAGATAAAGCTCTGACGTGGACCTACCGTTTCCCTGGCGCATGCTTTGAACTCTGCCCTAA GTTAGATGGTGGCTGTCCTGACGGTGTGAGCTGCGACTATGCCCACAGTCCAGAGGAGTTGCACGAGTGGACGGAGAGACGTGATTTCCTGCGACAGAAGCTGGCCAAAGCCAGGGAAGACATGCTCATCATGCCTGATGAGGTCGATTTTGGGATGTACAACTTCCTACTGCAGGACTGA